The Erythrobacter sp. JK5 genome includes a region encoding these proteins:
- a CDS encoding DUF3137 domain-containing protein, translating to MRADVQGLMGGELGSWLNQQSGMREKAKKTAHDRWFYGALIVLPLALYWWLMDELSGFKFYLVISGAIAAGWWGYQPIAEARKAIKIGINTAIANSLGLAYEHDVEPGGEFEAAKDYGLVPHYDQSSFEDRWHGTLEGHGFSLYETHLEERRGSGKNRRMVTVFRGAIINMQFGREFRSTTLLQRAGKHKKWFGLGGRKDNVSFGGHRLDLVDQVHPSFENVFDLYSDDQIESRVLVHPSYIEHLLAVERAFNGDAVRALFLRGEVIIAVESGDLFESGSLDADGDSERAEEAARQFEALAKLALAINQNERGRVVGQAGPSDARDLGSESVLSPKRAAGGGFGRRGL from the coding sequence ATGCGCGCAGATGTTCAGGGATTGATGGGAGGCGAGCTGGGCAGCTGGCTCAACCAGCAATCGGGCATGCGCGAAAAAGCGAAGAAGACCGCGCACGATCGCTGGTTTTACGGGGCGCTGATCGTGCTGCCGCTCGCGCTCTACTGGTGGCTGATGGACGAGCTTAGTGGGTTCAAATTCTATCTGGTGATCTCCGGCGCGATCGCCGCGGGCTGGTGGGGATACCAGCCGATCGCCGAAGCGAGGAAGGCGATCAAGATCGGGATCAACACCGCGATCGCAAACAGCCTCGGCCTGGCCTACGAACACGATGTCGAGCCCGGCGGCGAGTTCGAGGCGGCGAAGGATTACGGGCTGGTGCCGCATTACGACCAATCCAGCTTCGAGGATCGCTGGCATGGCACGCTCGAAGGGCACGGCTTCAGCCTATACGAAACCCATCTCGAAGAACGACGCGGATCGGGCAAGAACCGGCGGATGGTCACCGTGTTCCGCGGGGCGATCATCAACATGCAGTTCGGGCGTGAATTCCGCTCGACCACGCTGCTACAGCGCGCCGGCAAGCACAAGAAGTGGTTCGGGCTCGGCGGGCGCAAGGACAATGTCAGCTTCGGCGGGCACCGGCTCGACCTCGTCGACCAGGTCCATCCGTCGTTCGAGAACGTGTTCGACCTCTACAGCGACGACCAGATCGAATCCCGCGTGCTGGTCCACCCGTCCTACATCGAGCACCTGCTGGCGGTGGAGCGGGCCTTCAACGGCGACGCGGTGCGCGCGCTGTTCCTGCGCGGCGAGGTAATCATCGCGGTCGAAAGCGGCGATCTGTTCGAAAGCGGTTCGCTGGATGCGGACGGAGACTCCGAGCGCGCCGAAGAAGCGGCACGGCAGTTCGAAGCGCTTGCCAAGCTGGCGCTGGCGATCAACCAGAACGAGCGCGGCCGCGTGGTCGGGCAGGCCGGACCCAGCGATGCGCGAGATCTCGGATCCGAGAGTGTACTCTCACCGAAACGCGCCGCCGGGGGCGGCTTCGGCCGAAGGGGCCTCTGA
- a CDS encoding DUF3137 domain-containing protein — protein sequence MVAIPDTDQLMAGPLGQFLEQQRSARSEAKAQAWGRVWKSAIVAAPLMLAFLIFVPIEFTPKIWICGFATTAIFGWTRIPIQQAKKRVKIGINEGIADALGLSYSHDGEAGREFELAKQFDLVPSHQRSHLEDFWTGEIEGHAFLLHEAHLRKKRGSGKNRRWVTVFRGAIIRIASGRSFHGTTLVHRAGQHESWFGLGGRKDSVDFGGHRLYAVDMVHPDFADRFDVWSDDQVEARYLVDPLYVERLLALENAFEGDGVCSLFDKGDIIVAVRGGICSKAGQ from the coding sequence ATGGTGGCCATTCCCGACACCGATCAGTTGATGGCGGGGCCACTCGGCCAATTTCTCGAACAGCAGCGCAGCGCGCGGAGCGAAGCCAAAGCGCAAGCGTGGGGTCGGGTATGGAAGTCGGCAATCGTTGCGGCGCCGTTGATGCTGGCGTTCCTGATCTTCGTCCCGATCGAATTCACACCCAAAATCTGGATTTGCGGATTCGCGACGACCGCCATCTTCGGCTGGACCCGCATCCCGATCCAGCAGGCGAAAAAGCGGGTCAAGATCGGCATCAACGAAGGCATCGCCGACGCGCTCGGGCTGTCCTACAGCCACGATGGCGAAGCCGGGCGGGAATTCGAACTGGCAAAGCAGTTCGATCTGGTTCCCTCGCACCAAAGATCGCATCTGGAGGATTTCTGGACCGGCGAGATCGAAGGCCACGCGTTCCTGCTCCACGAAGCGCACCTGCGCAAGAAGCGCGGCTCGGGCAAGAACCGCCGCTGGGTCACGGTGTTTCGCGGCGCGATCATCCGTATCGCATCGGGGCGCTCGTTCCACGGTACCACTCTGGTCCACCGCGCCGGCCAGCATGAAAGCTGGTTCGGCCTCGGCGGACGCAAGGACAGCGTCGATTTCGGCGGACACCGGTTGTACGCGGTCGACATGGTCCACCCCGATTTCGCGGACCGCTTCGACGTGTGGAGCGACGACCAGGTGGAGGCGCGCTATTTGGTCGATCCGCTCTATGTCGAGCGACTGCTGGCGCTGGAAAACGCCTTCGAGGGCGACGGCGTGTGTTCGCTGTTCGACAAGGGCGATATCATCGTCGCGGTGCGCGGGGGAATATGTTCGAAAGCGGGACAATGA
- a CDS encoding carboxynorspermidine decarboxylase has translation METKAGDPGAFAQFDLSRVDSPAFVVDAAKLRANCQILADIRDRAASDGASIKVFAALKAFSMWSTAPVVGEYLDGVSTSGLWEARLASEFYDGEIATYSAAFKPEELEEICRLSDHVIFNSPGQMQRAALILDQAAVTGGDVSVGLRINPQVATGEVAKYDPSAPGSRLGFPLDQVTDEHMEGVEGIHFHNLCEQTFEPLRQTWDRVFDAIEPYFGQIKWINMGGGHHITRADYERDELVELLRDAAADTGAEIIIEPGEAVALDAGILVGTLLDTGFNEVPIGITDISATCHMPDVLEAPYRPAMLGELTDEEQIPIRLGGPSCLAGDVIGDYRLPVPAEPGARFAFLDQAHYSMVKTNTFNGVQLPSIWLWDSDTDALECVKRFEYEDFRDRLG, from the coding sequence ATGGAAACCAAAGCCGGCGATCCGGGCGCTTTCGCCCAGTTTGATCTCTCGCGTGTCGACAGCCCCGCTTTCGTCGTCGACGCGGCCAAGCTGCGTGCCAATTGTCAGATCCTCGCCGACATTCGCGATCGCGCGGCAAGCGATGGCGCGAGCATCAAGGTGTTCGCTGCATTGAAGGCATTTTCGATGTGGTCGACCGCGCCCGTCGTCGGCGAATATCTCGATGGCGTTTCCACCAGCGGCCTGTGGGAAGCGCGGCTGGCGAGCGAATTCTACGATGGCGAAATCGCGACGTATTCGGCGGCGTTCAAGCCCGAAGAACTCGAAGAGATTTGCCGCCTCTCCGATCACGTGATCTTCAATTCCCCCGGCCAGATGCAGCGCGCCGCGCTGATCCTCGATCAGGCGGCGGTCACGGGAGGCGATGTCAGCGTCGGCCTGCGCATCAACCCGCAAGTCGCGACCGGCGAAGTCGCGAAATACGATCCCAGCGCGCCAGGCTCGCGGCTCGGTTTTCCGCTCGACCAGGTGACCGACGAGCACATGGAAGGCGTCGAGGGCATCCACTTCCACAATCTGTGCGAGCAGACCTTCGAGCCGCTGCGCCAGACGTGGGACCGGGTGTTCGACGCGATCGAGCCGTATTTCGGACAGATCAAATGGATCAACATGGGTGGTGGCCACCACATCACCCGTGCCGATTACGAGCGCGACGAGCTGGTCGAATTGCTGCGCGACGCGGCGGCGGATACGGGCGCGGAGATCATCATCGAACCGGGCGAGGCGGTGGCGCTCGATGCGGGCATCCTGGTCGGGACACTGCTCGACACCGGCTTCAACGAAGTGCCGATCGGCATCACCGACATCTCTGCGACGTGCCACATGCCCGACGTGCTCGAAGCGCCGTATCGTCCGGCGATGCTGGGCGAACTCACCGATGAAGAGCAAATCCCGATCCGCCTCGGCGGGCCGTCCTGCCTCGCGGGCGACGTGATCGGCGATTATCGTCTGCCGGTCCCCGCAGAGCCGGGCGCGCGTTTCGCGTTCCTCGACCAGGCGCATTATTCGATGGTGAAGACCAACACTTTCAACGGGGTGCAACTTCCCAGCATCTGGCTGTGGGACAGCGACACCGACGCGCTCGAATGCGTCAAGCGCTTCGAATACGAGGATTTCCGCGACCGGCTCGGCTAG
- a CDS encoding helix-turn-helix domain-containing protein has product MSNRLPVFPNRIREHRLAKKLSQAELGQMVGVSDVAIGYWEVEKRDPRLSNLRALARALKVTTADLLSAPDNP; this is encoded by the coding sequence ATGTCAAACAGATTGCCAGTTTTTCCGAACCGAATACGCGAGCATCGATTAGCGAAGAAATTGTCGCAGGCCGAACTAGGCCAGATGGTTGGGGTAAGTGATGTCGCTATCGGCTATTGGGAAGTTGAAAAGCGCGATCCTCGTCTTTCCAACTTAAGGGCCTTGGCAAGGGCTCTCAAGGTCACAACTGCTGACCTGCTGTCCGCCCCTGACAATCCCTAG